The Pirellulales bacterium genome has a segment encoding these proteins:
- a CDS encoding type II secretion system protein has translation MRRRGFTLVEMTVVVSLASIVLGGVAVLLQGVWRAERSVADHRAIRAAMFRLGELFRADVHAGKVADAMTPPDGATADKIALALPGDRTVEYSWANAQIERVVRVNGEIVHQDTFPLPAGATAVWQVADAEPRLVTLLITMPLGVKQLELADKRTMRIDAVIDRRSPAIARAK, from the coding sequence ATGCGGCGGCGTGGGTTCACGCTCGTCGAAATGACGGTTGTCGTTAGCCTGGCATCGATTGTGTTGGGAGGGGTGGCGGTGCTATTGCAAGGCGTTTGGCGCGCCGAGCGGTCGGTCGCGGATCATCGCGCCATAAGGGCCGCGATGTTTCGCCTGGGCGAGCTATTTCGCGCGGACGTCCATGCCGGAAAAGTTGCGGACGCGATGACGCCGCCTGACGGTGCTACGGCAGACAAGATCGCCCTGGCGTTGCCTGGGGATCGCACGGTGGAATACTCGTGGGCAAATGCCCAAATCGAACGCGTCGTAAGGGTCAACGGTGAGATCGTTCACCAGGACACATTCCCGCTCCCTGCGGGTGCGACAGCCGTTTGGCAGGTTGCTGACGCGGAGCCGCGACTGGTCACGCTGCTGATCACCATGCCGCTGGGCGTCAAGCAATTGGAACTGGCCGACAAACGCACGATGCGCATTGATGCCGTGATCGACAGACGCTCGCCGGCCATTGCCCGCGCGAAGTGA